A window of Pseudomonas mucidolens contains these coding sequences:
- a CDS encoding RNA polymerase factor sigma-70 yields MTEQVSTSRCDSPLLQAFVDNRLILVKIAARITGCRSRAEDVVQDAYFRLQSAPQITSSFKAQLSYLFQIVRNLAIDHYRKQALELKYSGTEEEGLNVVIHGASPETSHINFSTLENIADALTELPQRTRYAFEMYRLHGVPQKDIAKELGVSPTLVNFMIRDALVHCRKVSGTHSDTFARRV; encoded by the coding sequence ATGACGGAACAAGTCTCCACAAGCAGGTGCGACTCGCCACTCCTCCAGGCTTTCGTTGATAACCGGCTGATCCTGGTCAAGATCGCGGCACGCATTACCGGCTGCCGCTCCCGCGCCGAAGACGTGGTGCAAGACGCCTACTTCAGACTGCAATCAGCACCGCAGATCACCTCCTCGTTCAAGGCACAACTCAGTTATCTGTTCCAGATCGTGCGTAACCTGGCCATCGACCACTACCGCAAGCAGGCGCTTGAGCTGAAGTACTCCGGGACCGAGGAGGAAGGTTTGAATGTAGTCATTCACGGCGCATCACCTGAAACCTCGCATATCAACTTTTCCACCCTGGAAAACATCGCCGACGCGCTGACCGAACTGCCCCAACGAACCCGCTATGCGTTTGAGATGTACCGTTTGCACGGTGTACCGCAGAAGGACATCGCCAAGGAACTGGGGGTTTCGCCGACCCTGGTGAACTTCATGATTCGCGATGCGCTGGTGCACTGCCGCAAGGTTTCCGGGACGCACAGCGATACCTTTGCGCGGCGCGTTTGA
- a CDS encoding GNAT family N-acetyltransferase yields the protein MPNLNALSVLPLPTGPALNADESDNRLTLTLAGQPLLRLHLEHGDTLQLHLLTPGEVPAARAVWAACYWLFARQPERQQLTWHLEHAPDDALRSGLLVATDVAGQFRSERTLFWQLPQPWLGQPCNNGYPQQMIVSAGKRHPVRAPKPRGEVYRRFDARLGAWVSLRTLEVEVDLARFNRWQNSARVANFWQESGSLEQHREYLERLDADPHCLTLIGCFDDEPFAYFEAYWAKEDRIAPFYDVADYDRGIHMLVGEEHHRGPHKVASWLAALAHYLFLDDPRTQRVVAEPRADNAKMIRYMQNQCFHCEKEFDFPHKRAALMVLGRERFFDRCGLV from the coding sequence ATGCCCAATCTCAACGCTTTGTCCGTCCTGCCGCTGCCGACGGGGCCCGCCCTGAACGCCGATGAAAGCGACAACCGCCTGACCCTGACCCTTGCGGGTCAGCCGCTGTTACGTCTACACCTGGAACACGGCGATACGTTGCAACTGCACTTGCTCACGCCGGGTGAGGTGCCGGCTGCGCGTGCCGTGTGGGCAGCCTGTTATTGGCTGTTCGCCCGGCAGCCCGAGCGCCAGCAACTGACCTGGCATCTCGAGCACGCGCCTGACGATGCACTGCGCAGCGGCTTGCTGGTCGCGACTGACGTTGCTGGCCAGTTCCGCAGCGAGCGCACGCTGTTCTGGCAATTGCCGCAGCCCTGGCTGGGCCAACCCTGCAACAACGGCTACCCGCAACAGATGATCGTCAGCGCCGGCAAACGTCATCCCGTTCGCGCGCCCAAGCCGCGTGGCGAAGTCTATCGCCGTTTTGACGCGCGCCTGGGTGCCTGGGTGTCATTGCGCACGCTTGAGGTGGAGGTTGATCTGGCCCGTTTCAATCGCTGGCAGAACAGCGCCCGCGTGGCGAATTTCTGGCAGGAAAGCGGCAGTCTGGAACAGCACCGTGAATACCTGGAGAGGCTCGACGCCGACCCGCATTGCCTGACTCTGATCGGTTGTTTCGATGATGAACCGTTTGCCTACTTCGAGGCCTATTGGGCCAAGGAAGATCGGATCGCACCGTTCTATGACGTGGCGGATTATGACCGAGGCATTCACATGTTGGTTGGAGAGGAACATCACCGGGGACCGCACAAGGTCGCCAGCTGGTTGGCGGCGCTGGCGCACTATCTGTTTCTCGACGACCCGCGCACCCAGCGCGTGGTGGCCGAGCCGCGTGCCGATAACGCCAAAATGATCCGCTACATGCAGAATCAGTGCTTTCACTGCGAGAAAGAGTTCGATTTCCCCCACAAGCGTGCGGCGTTGATGGTGCTTGGGCGCGAACGCTTTTTTGATCGGTGCGGGTTGGTGTGA